A single region of the Triticum dicoccoides isolate Atlit2015 ecotype Zavitan chromosome 2B, WEW_v2.0, whole genome shotgun sequence genome encodes:
- the LOC119367162 gene encoding protein PARTING DANCERS homolog isoform X1, which translates to MERCRTSSRPPQPQPAPAPAPIPGRGICMMSTLWRDKQDHHLINFIGAFLAANSYRLNFLSISPDFIFNNGGLSVAFIFETSWDCGNAAAVFSRVNALKRQFKNLYVVVAVPTVEQMESFTQSYFKYGMELGCPTFVPVNDPEMGFEMMLKIAHARGVCKQQDISSTMRNEREEAVQSMDAYIRVLTSIPGIDDHDANMLAQAIGSIEAIAKASESSILESTDLSRDKAETIVRFFRDPQFYLSPKIN; encoded by the exons atGGAGCGCTGCCGGACCTCCTCCCGTCCGCCGCAGCCCCAGCCCGCTCCCGCCCCGGCCCCAATCCCAG GCCGTGGAATATGCATGATGAGCACCTTGTGGAGAGACAAGCAGGACCACCACCTTATCAACTTCATTGGCGCGTTCCTGGCCGCCAACTCGTATCGCCTGAACTTCCTGTCGATATCTCCT GACTTCATCTTCAACAATGGGGGGCTATCAGTTGCTTTCATCTTTGAGACGAGCTGGGACTGTGGGAATGCAGCTGCTGTTTTTAGCAG GGTGAATGCACTGAAGAGGCAGTTCAAAAATCTCTATGTCGTTGTTGCTGTTCCTACAGTGGAGCAAATGGAATCGTTTACTCAGTCTTATTTCAA GTATGGCATGGAGCTTGGCTGCCCTACATTTGTGCCTGTTAACGATCCAGAGATGGGATTTGAGATGATGCTCAAAATTGCTCATGCCCGTGGAG TCTGCAAGCAGCAGGACATTAGCTCAACAATGAGGAATGAG CGGGAGGAAGCAGTTCAGTCCATGGATGCCTATATACGAGTGCTCACCTCTATTCCTGGTATTGATGATCACGATGCCAATATG CTTGCCCAAGCTATTGGctccattgaagcaattgcaaaagCATCCGAGAGTTCTATCCTAGAAAGCACTGACCTCTCCAGGGATAAGGCAGAGACAATtgtcaggttcttcagggatccgcAGTTCTACTTAAGCCCTAAAATCAACTAA
- the LOC119367162 gene encoding protein PARTING DANCERS homolog isoform X2, which yields MERCRTSSRPPQPQPAPAPAPIPGRGICMMSTLWRDKQDHHLINFIGAFLAANSYRLNFLSISPDFIFNNGGLSVAFIFETSWDCGNAAAVFSRVNALKRQFKNLYVVVAVPTVEQMESFTQSYFKYGMELGCPTFVPVNDPEMGFEMMLKIAHARGVCKQQDISSTMRNEREEAVQSMDAYIRVLTSIPGIDDHDANM from the exons atGGAGCGCTGCCGGACCTCCTCCCGTCCGCCGCAGCCCCAGCCCGCTCCCGCCCCGGCCCCAATCCCAG GCCGTGGAATATGCATGATGAGCACCTTGTGGAGAGACAAGCAGGACCACCACCTTATCAACTTCATTGGCGCGTTCCTGGCCGCCAACTCGTATCGCCTGAACTTCCTGTCGATATCTCCT GACTTCATCTTCAACAATGGGGGGCTATCAGTTGCTTTCATCTTTGAGACGAGCTGGGACTGTGGGAATGCAGCTGCTGTTTTTAGCAG GGTGAATGCACTGAAGAGGCAGTTCAAAAATCTCTATGTCGTTGTTGCTGTTCCTACAGTGGAGCAAATGGAATCGTTTACTCAGTCTTATTTCAA GTATGGCATGGAGCTTGGCTGCCCTACATTTGTGCCTGTTAACGATCCAGAGATGGGATTTGAGATGATGCTCAAAATTGCTCATGCCCGTGGAG TCTGCAAGCAGCAGGACATTAGCTCAACAATGAGGAATGAG CGGGAGGAAGCAGTTCAGTCCATGGATGCCTATATACGAGTGCTCACCTCTATTCCTGGTATTGATGATCACGATGCCAATATG TAG
- the LOC119362187 gene encoding uncharacterized protein LOC119362187: MSDHIDLNAAAVPQTLAPAKRGRGRPRKNPXXXXPAPSPSNATPPPPAAPDPAAPPHALAGSGSPATFAPKDLVWGKKLSHPSWPGEVLSVASGGTQLLVSFFGEKALAWCDAAQLRPYEAYFTVGELYDGDADDFDAAVDASLDEFSSRVQAALTAADAPASLRRPFVPRDFLASLQDLAADRMGFSNRVQAAITKAHLRAFDEFRGLPDPPVYTLELGIANADALAAPSPMDRGRRSAREVNCDSSATPPSRRGRKRKEEVQEADSDEDWDPRKKGASDSDTDVDIGRRRARRGKGSGSTAPRSGGTGRPRGRPRKTDSAAKPSQPAKVKDEEVEEKIEYPSAAELLVQLTSVASDPFNFKGYDSVDVIFSFFSKHKDSKAPSELDDKELLEIFGGKKGRKKSVGSFTKAKHEIEAEQLELETADGQRGRRKSAGGIYSARKAEDSYWCDIIISDFDDGDTSSDYEGRKRKRVSQNRSGNKKTKQEAAPQDEASTDLPDKKPADGPAALILYFGSADSIPSVDRINNVFRAHGAIIEGQTEITRKSKTAKVVFSNHADAEQAYSTSGKYNAFGPALLTYEIKYLPSAPQIP; the protein is encoded by the exons ATGTCCGACCAcatcgacctcaacgccgccgccgtcccccaaaccctagcccccgcCAAGCGCGGCCGCGGCCGCCCCCGCAAGAACCC NNNNNNNNNNNNNCCGGCCCCGTCCCCCAGCAACGCCACTCCCCCGCCCCCCGcggcgccggatccggccgccccACCCCATGCCCTAGCCGGGTCTGGCTCCCCGGCCACCTTCGCCCCCAAGGACCTGGTCTGGGGCAAGAAGCTCTCCCACCCGTCCTGGCCGGGGGAGGTCCTCTCCGTCGCCTCCGGCGGCACCCAGCTCCTCGTCTCCTTCTTCGGCGAGAAGGCCCTCGCCTGGTGCGACGCGGCCCAGCTCAGGCCCTACGAGGCCTACTTCACCGTGGGGGAGCTCTACGACGGCGACGCCGACGACTTCGACGCCGCCGTCGACGCGTCCCTCGACGAGTTCTCCAGCCGCGTCCAGGCCGCCCTCACCGCCGCCGACGCCCCCGCCTCCCTCAGGCGCCCCTTTGTTCCGCGGGATTTCCTCGCCTCGCTCCAGGATTTGGCCGCCGACCGCATGGGCTTCAGCAACCGGGTGCAGGCCGCCATCACCAAGGCGCATCTGAGGGCATTTGATGAGTTCAGGGGTCTGCCCGACCCCCCTGTGTACACCTTGGAGCTCGGGATAGCGAATGCTGATGCTTTGGCTGCTCCTTCCCCCATGGATCGGGGCAGGAGGAGCGCAAGAGAGGTTAACTGTGACTCGTCGGCGACCCCACCATCCCGgagggggaggaagaggaaggaggaggtCCAGGAGGCCGATTCCGATGAGGACTGGGACCCGCGCAAGAAGGGTGCCAGTGACTCTGATACTGATGTGGACATTGGGCGTAGGAGGGCCCGGAGGGGCAAGGGTAGCGGTAGCACCGCACCACGCAGTGGCGGTACCGGGAGGCCACGTGGGAGGCCTAGGAAAACGGATTCTGCTGCGAAGCCCTCACAGCCCGCAAAGGTGAAGGATGAGGAGGTGGAAGAGAAAATAGAGTATCCATCGGCCGCCGAATTGTTGGTTCAACTTACATCAGTTGCTTCTGATCCATTCAATTTCAAGGGTTATGATTCTGTGGATGTGATCTTTAGCTTCTTCTCAAAACACAAGGACTCGAAAGCGCCGAGCGAGTTGGATGATAAAGAGCTGTTGGAGATATTTGGTGGTAAGAAAGGAAGGAAAAAGTCCGTTGGAAGTTTTACCAAGGCGAAACATGAGATTGAGGCAGAACAACTGGAGTTGGAGACGGCGGATGGCCAGAGGGGCAGGAGGAAATCCGCAGGGGGAATCTACTCGGCTCGAAAGGCGGAAGATTCTTACTGGTGTGATATTATCATCAGCGATTTTGACGATGGAGACACATCAAGTGATTATGAAGGCCGCAAAAGGAAGCGGGTGTCTCAGAATAGGAGTGGCAACAAGAAGACGAAGCAGGAGGCGGCGCCTCAGGATGAGGCTTCtactgatcttccagataagaaacCAGCAGATGGTCCAGCAGCTTTGATTTTGTACTTTGGTAGTGCAGATTCCATTCCTTCAGTGGATCGTATCAACAACGTGTTCCGTGCTCATGGAGCGATCATCGAGGGTCAGACTGAGATCACCAGGAAGTCCAAGACTGCAAAAGTGGTCTTCTCCAACCATGCTGATGCGGAGCAAGCCTATAGCACTTCAGGAAAGTACAATGCTTTTGGTCCAGCGCTTCTCACATATGAAATTAAATACCTGCCATCTGCTCCTCAAATTCCTTAG